The DNA sequence GGGCGCGTTTGCCAAGCATAGTGAGTCTCCAAGGGGCCGCGTGGTCGGTTTCATTGAGCATATGTGGTGTCGTGAATATGCGCCTGGCCAGCCGATCGACGGCTGCGACCCATACAATCCCATGGGCGGCCTTTGCCCAACTGTCCCTGTGTCGCCGGGCGCGACGCGCCTAGAATGGGGGCTCATTGTCTTGAGCTTCGAGGGTTGCATGCACGTATCGTCCGGTCGCTGGGTCTATGGTCTGTTTCTGGCCCTGTTGACCGCTTTGCTGTGGGGCATCCTGCCGATCAAGCTCAAGCAAGTGTTGCAAGTGATGGATCCGGTCACCGTGACCTGGTTTCGCCTGCTGGTGTCCGGTGGCTTGCTGTTCATCTACCTGGCGGCGACTCGGCGCCTGCCCAGCCGCAAGGTGCTTGGCCCTCGTGGTGGCTGGCTGGTGGCGATGGCGGTGCTGGGGCTGGTGGGCAATTACGTGCTGTACCTGATGGGCCTGAACCGCTTGAGCCCTGGCACGGCGCAACTGGTGGTGCAGATGGGGCCGATCATGTTGCTGGTCGCCAGCCTGTTTGTGTTCAAGGAGCGATTCAGCGTGGGGCAGGGCATTGGCCTGGCCGTGCTGTTGATCGGCTTTACGCTGTTTTTCAACCAGCGCCTCGTCGAGCTGTTGACCTCCTTGAGCGACTACACCGCCGGGGTCTTGCTGGTCTTGCTGGCTTCCACGGTCTGGACGTTCTACGCCTTGGGCCAGAAGCAACTGTTGACGGTGTGGAATTCGCTGCAAGTGATGATGGTGATCTACCTGTTTTGTGCGTTGCTGCTCACGCCTTGGGTGCATCCGTTGGAAGCGCTGCAATTGAGCCCTCTCCAGGGCTGGTTGTTGCTCGCGTGCTGCCTCAACACGCTGATTGCCTACGGCGCGTTTGCCGAGGCGCTGGCCCACTGGGAAGCCTCGCGTGTCAGCGCGACCCTAGCGATCACGCCGCTGGTGACCTTTGCCGCAGTGGCAATAGCCGCCTGGTGGTGGCCTGACTACGTCCATGCCGAGCAGATCAATCTGCTGGGGTATGGCGGGGCGGTGCTGGTGGTGCTGGGATCGGCGCTGGTGGCGCTGGGGCCGTCGCTGATGGCTGGGCTCAGGGCCCGGCGTGAGCGGATGGCCGTCGGGCGTTAAGAGCACAACAGGTCGTGCGACCGACACAAAACCAATGTGGGAGCGAGCTTGCTCGCGATGGCGGCGTGGCGGTCGATGGCGATGTCGACTCGACCGGCCCTATCGCGAGCAAGCTCGCTCCCACATTTTATTTTCAGTGGACGCAAATTTTGCGTCCGGCACACATTCGCTGAGGGCCGCCAGTCATCAGCCCTGGCTACCCGCCTCCAGCATATTCTCCGGTCTCACCCAGGCATCGAACTCTTCATCGCTGAGATACCCCAGCTGCAACGCCGCCTCGCGCAGGGTCAGCCCTTCGCCGTAGGCTTTCTTGGCGATCTCGGCGGACTTGTCGTAGCCGATGTGCGGGTTCAGCGCGGTCACCAACATCAACCCGCGTTCCAGGTGCGCGGCCATCTGCTCGGCATCCGGCTCGAGTCCGGCGATGCAGTGCTGCTGGAAGTTGCTGCAGCCATCGGCCAGCAGACGGATCGATTGCAGCAGGTTATGGATGATCACCGGTTTGAACACGTTCAGCTGCAAGTGGCCCTGGCTGGCGGCAAACCCGATGGTCACGTCGTTGCCCATGACCTGGCAGGCCAGCATCGACAAGGCTTCGCACTGGGTTGGATTGACCTTGCCGGGCATGATGGAACTGCCCGGTTCATTGGCCGGCAATTTCACTTCGGCGAACCCGGCCCGTGGCCCGGAACCCAGCAGACGCAGGTCGTTGGCGATCTTCATCAGGGTCACGGCCAGGGTTTTCAGCGCGCCGGACAGGGCGGTCAGGGGCTCATGGCCCGCCAGCGCGGCAAATTTGTTCGGCGCGGTGACGAACGGCAGGCCGGACAGCGCCGCCAGTTCGGCGGCAATGGCTTCGCCAAAGCCGTGGGGTGAGTTGAGTCCGGTGCCCACCGCCGTACCGCCCTGGGCCAGTTCGCAGACCGCTGGCAGGGCGGCGCGGATGGCGCGTTCGGCGTAATCGAGCTGGGCAATGAAGGCCGACAGTTCCTGGCCAAAGGTGATCGGTGTGGCATCCATCATGTGGGTGCGACCGGTCTTGACCAGTTTCATGTGGCGCGCTGCCAGTTCCGCCAGGCCGCCAGACAGCTCACCGATGGCCGGCAGCAATTGCTGCTGGACGGCCTGCACCGCGGCGATGTGCATGGCGGTGGGGAAGCAGTCGTTGGAGCTCTGGGAGCGGTTGACGTGGTCATTGGGGTGCACCGGGCTCTTGCCGCCGCGCGGGTTGCCCGCCAGCTCGTTGGCGCGTCCGGCGATCACTTCGTTGACGTTCATGTTGCTCTGGGTACCGCTGCCGGTCTGCCAGACCACCAGTGGGAATTGGTCGTCATGCTGGCCGTCCAGTACTTCGTCGGCGGCCTGTTCGATCAGGCGGGCGATGTCGGCGGGCAGATCACCATTGCGGTCGTTGACCCGCGCGGCGGCTTTCTTGATCAGCGCCAGGGCGTGCAGCACCGACAGCGGCATGCGTTCGTTGCCGATGGCAAAGTTGATCAAGGAACGCTGTGTCTGGGCGCCCCAATAGGCATCATCCGGGACTTCAACCTGGCCAAGGCTGTCGGTTTCGATACGGCTCATCGGGTCAAACTCCTGTAGGGCTGAATGCGCAGTTTAGGCCCTGATGGGCGGCGTCGGTTCCCTCAATCTAGGGGCGCCGGGTTCGGCCCGTCAATCGGACGTGGGGAGCATCGGGGTTGAGGCGCGGCGTTTTTTAGGCGCAGAATGGGCGCCCTTGGGGTTTTACCTCGCCTTTAATGAAAGGAAACTCGATGACCCGTCTTCGTGCCATCTGTACCGCAGTTGCTCTGGTGTGTGCCAGCGGCCCTGTTCTTGCCGATACCGCCAGCCACAACGCCAGTGCCGAAGCGTTCCTGACCCTGGCCCACGCTGACAAACTGGGCACCCCGGTGTACATGCAAGTGCAGCAAATGTTTGCCCAGCGCTTTGAGCAGACTAAAGCCCCGGAGTCGAAAAAAGCCACCCTGGAAACCTATCAGGCCAAGGCCAATGCCGCGCTGGACCAGGCCATCGGCTGGAACAAGCTCAAGCCGGACATGGTCAAGCTCTACACCAGCAACTTCAGCGAGTCGGAGCTCAAGGACCTGGTGTCCTTCTACCAGTCGCCATTGGGCAAGAAAGTCCTGGAAAAAATGCCCCAGTTGACTCAGCAATCGGCCCAACTGACCCAGGCCAAGCTTGAAAGCGCGGTGCCGGTGGTCAACAAGCTGCTGGCGGACATGACAGCGGAGCTTGAGCCAAAAGCCGCTGCCCCTGCCCCTGCCAAGAAAAAGCCGTAAGCGGAGCCTGGTATGAGCATGCAACAACGCATCGAATCGACGCTCGGGCTCTTGCAGCCCGAGCACCTGCAAGTGCTGGATGAAAGCCACATGCACAGCCGTGGGTTACAGACCCACTTCAAGGCCGTGGTGGTCAGCCAGCAGTTCGAGGGACTCAATCGCGTCAAGCGCCACCAGAAGGTCTACGGCACGCTGGGCGAGCTGATGGGCGAATTCCATGCGTTGGCGCTGCACACCTACACCCCCGAAGAATGGGCACAGATCGACACCGCCCCGGCTTCGCCAACGTGTGCCGGTGGTAGCAAGGGGTAGAGCGCTACAAGTTTCAAGCTACAAGCTATAGCCCTGTGGCTCGAAGCTTGGAGCTTGAAGCTGCTTTTTTGCTAGAATCCGCAACGCGCCTTCCCGGGCGCGTTTTTTTTCGCGTCCGGTTCACCCTTTACGAGGGTAGCCACCTGGAGAAACACCCATGACACAACCCATTGTCGTGGCGGCACTGTATAAGTTCGTCACCCTTGAAGATTACGTCGAGTTGCGTGAGCCCTTGCTCAAGGCCATGCTCGACAACGGCGTCAAAGGCACGCTGCTGATCGCCCAGGAAGGTATCAACGGCACGGTCTCCGGCACCCGCGAAGGCATCGACGGCCTGCTGGCCTGGCTCAAGAACGATCCGCGCATGATCGACATCGACCACAAAGAGTCGTACTGCGACGAGCAGCCGTTCTACCGCACCAAGGTCAAGCTCAAGAAAGAAATCGTGACCCTCGGCGTTGAAGGCGTAGACCCGAACAAACAAGTCGGCACTTACGTCGAGCCGCAGGACTGGAATGCGTTGATCAGCGATCCGGAAGTGCTGTTGATCGAC is a window from the Pseudomonas brassicacearum genome containing:
- a CDS encoding DMT family transporter, producing the protein MHVSSGRWVYGLFLALLTALLWGILPIKLKQVLQVMDPVTVTWFRLLVSGGLLFIYLAATRRLPSRKVLGPRGGWLVAMAVLGLVGNYVLYLMGLNRLSPGTAQLVVQMGPIMLLVASLFVFKERFSVGQGIGLAVLLIGFTLFFNQRLVELLTSLSDYTAGVLLVLLASTVWTFYALGQKQLLTVWNSLQVMMVIYLFCALLLTPWVHPLEALQLSPLQGWLLLACCLNTLIAYGAFAEALAHWEASRVSATLAITPLVTFAAVAIAAWWWPDYVHAEQINLLGYGGAVLVVLGSALVALGPSLMAGLRARRERMAVGR
- a CDS encoding class II fumarate hydratase — its product is MSRIETDSLGQVEVPDDAYWGAQTQRSLINFAIGNERMPLSVLHALALIKKAAARVNDRNGDLPADIARLIEQAADEVLDGQHDDQFPLVVWQTGSGTQSNMNVNEVIAGRANELAGNPRGGKSPVHPNDHVNRSQSSNDCFPTAMHIAAVQAVQQQLLPAIGELSGGLAELAARHMKLVKTGRTHMMDATPITFGQELSAFIAQLDYAERAIRAALPAVCELAQGGTAVGTGLNSPHGFGEAIAAELAALSGLPFVTAPNKFAALAGHEPLTALSGALKTLAVTLMKIANDLRLLGSGPRAGFAEVKLPANEPGSSIMPGKVNPTQCEALSMLACQVMGNDVTIGFAASQGHLQLNVFKPVIIHNLLQSIRLLADGCSNFQQHCIAGLEPDAEQMAAHLERGLMLVTALNPHIGYDKSAEIAKKAYGEGLTLREAALQLGYLSDEEFDAWVRPENMLEAGSQG
- a CDS encoding DUF2059 domain-containing protein, producing the protein MTRLRAICTAVALVCASGPVLADTASHNASAEAFLTLAHADKLGTPVYMQVQQMFAQRFEQTKAPESKKATLETYQAKANAALDQAIGWNKLKPDMVKLYTSNFSESELKDLVSFYQSPLGKKVLEKMPQLTQQSAQLTQAKLESAVPVVNKLLADMTAELEPKAAAPAPAKKKP
- a CDS encoding BolA family protein, encoding MSMQQRIESTLGLLQPEHLQVLDESHMHSRGLQTHFKAVVVSQQFEGLNRVKRHQKVYGTLGELMGEFHALALHTYTPEEWAQIDTAPASPTCAGGSKG